The genomic segment TAAAGGCGGATATGGCAGTGACATGAACCTCTGTTTTTTTTAATCCGCTGAAGAACTCGATTAAATCCTTTTCTTTTTCAGGGTTGAATTTTATCTGCAACCCCATTCTTTTTTTTGCCATATTTGCCTGCCCTTTGTTAAATTTTCTGCTGCTTTTTTAATGAATCCGATTTTTCCATCATCAGGCCGAAGCGTAAAAATCCGACTGCATTGGAAAGTTCAGGCTGGGGAAGAATGACAATCTGATCTTTATGGAGTTTAAGAAAGTCTCCGGCATTCTTAAAAAAATATGCCCCACCTCCACATATGACAATCCTTTTCATCCGGTTTATCCTGCCTTCCCAGCGTTTTAACACTTCAGGTTCAATTCTTTTATAAATATGATCGGAAATCAGCTTTTCTACCTGATCTGAAAGATCATACTCCTTTCCCCTGAACTCAAAAGGTTGTCCTCTGAGAACAGGTTCAAGAAACTCAAGCTCCTCTTTATCATATTTCTGTCTGATATGGGACTGAAGTTTTTCCAGCACCGTTCTCATGCCCGTATCTTCTGAAAGTTCTTCTTTTTCACCGATAAACTGCCCCTTTTCAAAAAGCACAAAATCAGTAGTCCTGTATCCCACATCCAGAATGCCGTGAAGTTTTTTGTAGCCGTTTTTTTCCTGAATAAGACCTTTATCCGTTAAAGTTTCAGAAAAAAAGGCACCGCTGCCCTGGGGAAGAATCTTAACCTCTTTTGCAGAAAACCGGCAGATTTTGTTGTTGTATGAAAATTCAATACCGGACAGGGCGGTTTTCTTCATATGGCTGATATTTTCAGGATAAAAGTGTCCCGGGGCAAGTCCGAGAATCAGGCGCTTAATACGAATGTTATCATCCCCATTGAAAATGCCTGTATCAATCAGGGCCTTGCCAATGCACAGCCAGTAGGTCTTATCTTTGACATAATCCCGAAAATCCCTGCGGATAAAGCTGTCCTGGTATGCAAGTGCTTCTTGCCCTACATAAAATCTTTCACCTTCAATGCCATACACCGAATGATTATTCAAGCCCCTGTTGTCCCTTCCGGCTTCGGCAAAAATTCTGGGAAAGCATATGGTTTTAATGGATTCATCACCGTTTTTCAGGCAAACTTTAGCCTGTCCGAACCCGATGTCCATTCCTGCAATAATTTTTTTCATTTGGTTCCTCCCTTTGTTTACATAAAAAAGTTGGTTAGAAATAATTAATCAATATCTGATATGGATTATCAGGAGGTTTAATAATGTTATGAATCACTGGTTAATTTTTTATTGAATAGTATCTGTCCGTTTTTTGAACATTATTCTTTAACAGTGATATTGAACAATTATTAATTCTCTCCATACTTGTCAATGAAAAATGTTGATGTAAATAATTATTTATATAATTGATTTATAAAACTTTTACAGATCAATTATAAATGATCTATTAACTTTTAAATATGGTTCTTTTGCCTTTGCCATAATAAATAATTAAATGATTTATAAAATTGGTTTAAATAATGGTTAACTCATATCAACTCAAGTTCAGTTATCCATATTTGAATAATTGGTAGATAATAAGTTATCTATAAAAATGAATTAAAACATTGTTTTATAGAATTTATTATCAGAAATATTTAAAGGCTAATTAAAACCGTATTTACAAGAATGATGTAATCAATGGTTACAAGATAATGACGGTATTATAAAAACCGGCATGAATGAAAAAAACCCGGTTCCAATGTCTTTGATTGGAACCGGGTTATAAATTTACACTGAGCCAAGATACTGGCTCACAACATCATCTCTGTCCGGGCCGTGTCCCAGTTCGGCTTTGAGTACCTGCCGTGCATCCCGGTCAAGCTTTTGCCAGTTTTCCCCTGCAATCTGCTCTGCATTGCTTTTAAAATCCTCTTTGGATTCAAATTTACAGGGTGGCTGAAAGCCTGTCAGTTTTGCATATCGCTCCTGTGTGTATGCATGACGGCATCCATGACCTGATGCACCGCAGGCTGCCTTGCTGATACCATGTGCCCGGATTGTTCTGTAATATTTTCCTGACCACTGCTTTTCTGTCATATGTCCGGGGATCAGGTTGTTTCCGTCAATGACTGTTTTCACATAGTTTATGGCGTATCCGGCTTTATCCGATATTTCATTGATAAAGCGCTCACGCCCGCCCTTTGTACCGTGCTGGATAAATACACGACCATCAGTAAATACAGCACGTTCAGGGTTGAATTTACAGGCTTCCTCAGTTCTCAAACCCAGTTCCCGCTCAAGCTGAAGCTGGGCTGCTACCCGGTGTTTATCAATGTCAGAACTGGATTTCAGGTCTGACACTACATTCTCGTAAACTTCCTGTGGTACGGATTTGTCCTGATTTGTTACATATGTCCGGTTTTCAACTCCGAAATCCTTGTTTTCGCCGTGGATACAATTATTTCCGTAAAGTCTGCACACGGTGCGGACTCCGGAAAGATATTCCTTGATGGTTGCCGGTGCAAGGTCATTGATTTTCCACTGTTTGACCACAGCCCCCACATGTTTATTGCTGATATTTTTCCATTTCTTAACCCCGTATCCAAGGTCACGCAGGGTTATGACAAAACGTCTGGCTTCTTTAATATGGTTGTGCTGTGTTTTGAATGATCCGTTATCACTTGTTTTTATAGCAATTTTAGCTCCTCTGATTAATGGGTCATCTCGTGTTCCCATTGCGTAAACCTCCTTTCCAAAGGTTGTCTTGTGTTAATTTTAAACCACCTGTCCATTGCGAATTGAACGTATCAAATGGCTTTCCATCAGCATCCTGCAATCAGGATGCTGTTGGAAAACCACCTGTTCTTTCCCGGTTTATGTTTAATGCGAGGTTATCCGCCGTTATTTTTTTAATAATGCTCCGGGAGTTATTAGAATAACCCCAATGGAAAATGGATAACTTAATTCGCTATATGGAACATCTGGTAGGCCAGACGATATATAGGGTGGTTGGTACGGCAGGAAATTTCAAACCGTATTATGCGCCCGAATACGGGCGTTTTGCATGGTTATTCCGAAGGCTGTCCGAATTTTGGATGTAAAAAACAGCCGAGAAAATTGGTTGTCAGTCGGAAATTTGTTTTGAGTTTTCTTTTGGATATGTACTGATTTTCATTTAATATCAGATGGTTTTGTTTATTTCTGTGCGTTTTTCGATCTGTCCGAAACAGCTTTCGGACTGATGATGTTTTTTTCGTTTGTTTCCGGTATGTTGTTGTTCGATGGCTGGTTGGTTTTGCTGGAACGCTCTATTGACCGTCTGTTTTTTTTATACAGCGCCATAAAAAAGGCGGTGGCTCCGT from the Desulfonema limicola genome contains:
- a CDS encoding ParM/StbA family protein, whose protein sequence is MKKIIAGMDIGFGQAKVCLKNGDESIKTICFPRIFAEAGRDNRGLNNHSVYGIEGERFYVGQEALAYQDSFIRRDFRDYVKDKTYWLCIGKALIDTGIFNGDDNIRIKRLILGLAPGHFYPENISHMKKTALSGIEFSYNNKICRFSAKEVKILPQGSGAFFSETLTDKGLIQEKNGYKKLHGILDVGYRTTDFVLFEKGQFIGEKEELSEDTGMRTVLEKLQSHIRQKYDKEELEFLEPVLRGQPFEFRGKEYDLSDQVEKLISDHIYKRIEPEVLKRWEGRINRMKRIVICGGGAYFFKNAGDFLKLHKDQIVILPQPELSNAVGFLRFGLMMEKSDSLKKQQKI
- a CDS encoding integrase domain-containing protein; translated protein: MGTRDDPLIRGAKIAIKTSDNGSFKTQHNHIKEARRFVITLRDLGYGVKKWKNISNKHVGAVVKQWKINDLAPATIKEYLSGVRTVCRLYGNNCIHGENKDFGVENRTYVTNQDKSVPQEVYENVVSDLKSSSDIDKHRVAAQLQLERELGLRTEEACKFNPERAVFTDGRVFIQHGTKGGRERFINEISDKAGYAINYVKTVIDGNNLIPGHMTEKQWSGKYYRTIRAHGISKAACGASGHGCRHAYTQERYAKLTGFQPPCKFESKEDFKSNAEQIAGENWQKLDRDARQVLKAELGHGPDRDDVVSQYLGSV